The Polyodon spathula isolate WHYD16114869_AA unplaced genomic scaffold, ASM1765450v1 scaffolds_811, whole genome shotgun sequence genome includes a window with the following:
- the LOC121308972 gene encoding HIG1 domain family member 1C-like, which translates to MSSPNNWSASEDNSQASKLLQKCKDSPFVPIGMSGFAAVVAYGLYRLKHRGSTKMSVHFIHMRVAAQGFVVGAVTLGVLYSMYKDYLAPKDPTKTSK; encoded by the exons ATGTCTTCCCCGAACAACTGGTCTGCGTCAGAGGATAACAGCCAGGCCTCTAAACTGCTCCAGAAGTGCAAGGATTCTCCCTTTGTACCTATAG GAATGAGTGGCTTTGCCGCGGTGGTGGCCTACGGGCTGTACAGGCTGAAGCACCGAGGCAGCACCAAGATGTCCGTCCATTTCATCCACATGCGAGTGGCAGCACAGGGCTTTGTGGTGGGGGCTGTGACTCTGG GAGTTCTTTATTCCATGTATAAGGACTACCTGGCACCTAAGGATCCCACCAAGACGAGTAAATGA